GCCACGCACGTGACGCGGGGGGAGAGGCTTTCGCGGCTTTTGGTCCCCTTGAGCCTGGCCTTCGTGTGGGCGTTTCGGACGGGGCTTGTGCTGCACCGGGTGCGTCCGGTGAGGCCCAAGAAGCACGGGAGGCTGGGACAGAGCCTCTTCCGGGCGGGGCTGGACCTGCTCACCCTTTGGGCGCTTGCCCTCTGGGGTGCAGGGGGAGGAAGGCGCGGAAGTCCCTTGGGGTTATGCCCTATGGAGGTTTTGACGTGTACATAGCCTGAAGAGCCAGAGCAAGCTCCTGAACCTGGAGCGGGTGGTGGAGGTGCGCCTCGAGGGGAGCGCCCTGGTCTTTCTCCTGGACCACGGCGCGGTGCGGGTGGACTTCCCCACGCCGGAGGAGGCCAGGGGGGCCCTCGAGGCCTTGATGGTGGAGCTCATCTTCAAAAAGAGGATGATCCCCCTCCGGCAGAAGTAGAGGGCCTGGGGGGCTGAAGCCCCCCCAGACGGAGAGGCCTATGGAAGTCCTTCAAGTCGTCCTGGCTGTCCTGGACTTCGCCGTCCTCGCCGTGGAAGCCCTGGCCCTGACCGTGGCCCTCGCCCTCTACCTGATCTACAGGGAGGAGGCCCCCTGAAAGGGCCGAGGTAGGAAGCCCGGGGAAGGAGGGGGTTGTCTTAGCTACACACCCACCCCCTCCTCCCCCTCCCGTGTAGCTAAGACGGACGAAGGGCTTGGGGGGCCAAAGCCCCCCCGGAAGGAAGCGAAGGAGGTGAAGGATGACGGTAGCGGAAGCGATTGCCAGGCTCACCCGGCCCCTCACGGCGGAGGAGATCGAGTGGAAGGTGATCAGCACCAAGAACGGGCAGACCACCATCGCCCCCTTCATCGACGCCCGGGCGGTGATGGCCCGCCTGGATGAGGCCTTCGGGCCCTTCGGGTGGCAGGTGCGCTACACCCCGGCCCAGGTGGGGGACGAGCACGGGGTCATCGCCAGCATCGCCATCAAGAACCCCGAGACCGGGGAGTGGGTAGAGAAGCAGGACGGCTCCGGGGCCACGGACATGGAGCCCTTCAAGGGGGGCATCTCCGGGGCGCTCAAGCGGGCGGCGGTGGCGTGGGGCATCGGCAGGGAGCTCTACCGCTACCCCCGGGTGGTGATTGAAGGGGAGCA
The Thermus thermamylovorans DNA segment above includes these coding regions:
- a CDS encoding Rad52/Rad22 family DNA repair protein, producing the protein MTVAEAIARLTRPLTAEEIEWKVISTKNGQTTIAPFIDARAVMARLDEAFGPFGWQVRYTPAQVGDEHGVIASIAIKNPETGEWVEKQDGSGATDMEPFKGGISGALKRAAVAWGIGRELYRYPRVVIEGEHRYIPFKVLERLKGLPDAVAAGKPLPEVVRLNANGETVKR